From the Elgaria multicarinata webbii isolate HBS135686 ecotype San Diego chromosome 19, rElgMul1.1.pri, whole genome shotgun sequence genome, the window tgccaattagtttccgggcgaagtataaagtgttggttatcaccattaaagccctacatggtttgggtccaggctacctgtgggatcgccttttcccgtacaatccgccacgcacactcaggtcctctgggaagaatctacttcagtcagcaaagactaggctggcaaccattacccagaggaccttctcttctgctgctcccaaactgtggaatggcctgccagaggagactcgtcaacttaacagtttatcagcatttaagaaagctataaactgatctcttctggcaggcctatccagtggaattgtaggatgttttaaaatgattttaggatgttttaacaatgtatattatgttttaattcagttttatgtaatttatatttactgttgttccccgcctcgatcaaaatggagaggcaggaaataaattattattattattattattattattattattattttattattttattattttattattttcttggttCAATGGAGTTCTGTGGCATGTATGACTTGCTTGCTATCTGCAAACCAAGCTGCGGGCTGTTCCCCAAATTCTGGGAgcttttttgtgatttttttttcttggaagtTTCTGCAATTTGTCCAAATTTCcaactttgtgcaaatttggcagtGGGCTTTCTGCAAATTCAGATGTAATTTGCACAAACGGGTCAGAAGTTTGCACAAATGGGGGAAccttcaaaaaatgtgcaaaatcccAGTAAAATCACTGAAGGAGTCAGGTGCTGTAGCAGAAATTGAACTAAAGTTTGCTGGAGGGTGTGGGGAGCCTAGGAGAACTTGATAAATTCCATGCCGCCTCACGTGAATTTTCCCTACATCGCTAAAAACAATTAGCTTAACAATAAAGCCAGGGATGCCATCAGATAAGGCCGTAGGAAGGCACTTCGCAGTTCATAAATGCACGGGAAGACATACTCCCCAAGACAGGACGATATCAGATAAATAGTGTTCATTTCACAGGCATGACTGTAACATGTCATAGGATGCAGGAATGTCTTATATGAACGTTGTCATAATCGTTGTTTTAAAATAGATATATATCCTTAGGAATGTAGGTCAATGGAACATTAAAGTAAGGTAGTAAAACATTCTAAGCCTGTTTGGTGGGCCCTAAAAGAGTATATAAAGGGGGCTTTGAACACATAGAATTGAGAGTTCACTCAAGGAGAACTTAACCTATCTTTCATTGCCTGTACAATGAACCTGATAAGCTTGACATTGAGTATAACTGAGATGGAGATTATTACTTTGCTTAGAAACACTGACTTCAAATGATGTTTGAATCTATCCATATATGAGCCTTATATTTAGTATTTTCATGCTGATATtttgtagtcatagaatcatagaacagtagaattggaaggggcctataaagacatcaagtccaaccccctgctcaccataAAACCTACTTGGCACATGTCTGTCCAGCgtattgaatgcctctactgtgggagagcccatgacctccctaggcatttcgtttcattgtcatacttccctaacagtcaggaagtttttcctgatgtccagctggaatctggcttcctgtaacttgagcccgttattccgtgtcctgcactctgagaggatcgagaagagatcttggccctcctctgtgtgacagccttttaagtatttgaagagtgcaatcttgtctcccctcaatcttctcttctccaggctaaacatgcccagttctttctgcctctcttcataggtctttgcTTCCaggcctctgatcatcctcgttgccctcctctgaccacgatccagcttgtctgcatccttcttgaagtgtggtgcccagtaaAGGAATGAAAGACAGATcttgtctgaggccttagctagacctaaggtttatcctgggatcgtcccggggtcgtccctgcctgctccagggatatcctgtgtgtcatttacatgaacagggatgacccctggccgatcccaggataaactttaggtctagctaaggcctgagagatgATTTCTGAAAATAGAAAACCTATATCTAGAGTAAAGAATTTATTTTACTCTAAGATGACATCTGGTTGTGTGAGGATTCTGAATATATTAAACAGACTCATAGCCTGGGGTTGAGTATGTATGTACTGGTAATATTTTCCAAGAGAACCTCTCAACGTGGGCATATGTCACATGACTCCATGCATGTATGTTAACTACATAGGTTTATCTCACAAGCTGCTTATCTTGTAGGTagctttttaaatatacattaaaTATATTCATATGTAATGCACATATATGGAAATACAacgttctagcaattatacataggcttcaacaaaagcagaccagatatttAAGTAAGTATCCATCTGAAGGTGGAATCAatatgtgaagtactggttcctctttattcagccctggttaggcctcatctagagtattgcgtccagttctgggctccacaatttaagaaggatgcagacaagctggagcgtgttcagaggaggacaaccaggttgatcaggggtctggaaacaaagccctatgaagagagactgaaaggactgggcatgtttagcctggagaagagaagattgaggggagacatgatagcactcttcaaatacttaaaaggttgtcacacagaggagggccaggatctcttctcgatcctcccagagtgcaggacatggaataacgggctcaagttaaagaaagccggattccagctggacatcaggaaaaacttcctgactgttagagcagtacaacaatggaatcagttacctagggaggttgtgggctctcccacactagaggccttcaagaggcagctggacaaccatctgtcagggatgctttagggtggattcctgcattgagcagggggttggactcgatggccttgtaggccccttccaactctgctattctatgattctatgccacccATTCAGGTGCTAAAAGCACTATACAGTCCACaacccattgcattataggaggtgaatcTTTTTGCCCTTCCAATCTtgcaatatcagtcttttagttaTTGAcggggtgcagagaatccattgatgctgaccatttgttaatttccatgaagcaggcaaATTATTTAAAAGAGAATATTAAAGAGCATCCTAGTACAAAATGTATctatataataacctcctcccaaaaagaagcaactattggGCATGGCCAAAACATATGTTGAAAAGAAGTATGAGAtacattgcaccaccagcaattagaaGAATTAGAATTAAAGAGATGTCATGGTATTGAACGGACATGAAACACATGCTTCTGCTGTATAAGAAGCAGCCTAAGACCTGCAGATGCAATAGATATAGCTGCCAAAGCATCAATCTGCGAATTAGGCTGAATGTGGCAATCCACTCAGTAAGTGCTTCCAGCAATGATGGATACGCTGATGCCATAAAAGCGGCTGGGCTGTATTTGCAAGTATGGGCATTCAACCACGGTCAGCAAATCATGTTTGGCATGCGAGAAAGAAAATGGCTAAAACCCTATCATCGGCACCCGCCAGTTGAGCcaaaataaaaattgcattatCTACCTGGGTCtgccattaataaaaatattaccaTTTTTGTCTTGTAGGTGGCTATAGCTTTGCCAGGCTTGGGGGACAGAAGCCTCCTCATGCTCTTAATAAATACATTCCGACGCTGCACTTCCactttttgtgtttgtgtgggtgggggagggggagggtaggGGACCGTGATGCCGTCATCAGCCTGCCTCCATCCAAGGGTGAATCTTCTGCTCTCCTGTTGAAGATGCATCTGCAAGGGCTTCTATATTTCCAAGGATGAGGCAGTGGCAGAACATGTGGTCTACCTGTGACCCTGGTCCAATCACCAGTTAGATGGTTTTTGGTTGCCAGTTTGAGGAAGATCTTGGAGAACACATGTCCCGTCAGatccaacaatactgggctagccgCTTGCCCAATGTCCTTCAATATTAGATGCCTGCGAGAGAATTCTGGATTAAAATATCGGATCCGCAACCCAGCTTGCCCTCTTGTCGTGAGAGTACCCAAACTTGTCTTAGCTTTGAGGCTTCCCAGATGGGAGACAGAAATGGCAGGCAATTTGTAATTGATAATTGGCTCACTGGTCCTCTTTAGTGATAAGAAAGGAATCCAGATCCTGCATGCCAGGTTTTGCACTTGTGGCACAATGGggtcaatagaatcatagaatagtagagttgggaggggcctataaggccatcaagtccaaccccatgcccaatgcaggaatcaacctcaaagcatccctgacagatggttgtccatctgcctcttgaaggcctctagtgtgggagagccctccaccttcctaggtaactggttccattgtcgtaccgctctagcaggaagtttttcctgatgtccagccagaatctggcttcctgtcacttgagcccattattccgtgtcctgcactctgggaggatcgagaagagatgccctcctctgtgtgacaacctttcaagtatttgaagagtgctaccatgtctcccctcaatcttctcttctccaggctaaacatgcccagttctttcagtctctctctacCCACTTGCAGAAAAAGACTCCTCAAGAGTAAAGGTTGCCTCATGAGCAAGGCCCTTCACAAGTAGGACTTCTGCCAGAGGGCTTGTGATGAACTGCAGTGGGGCCCCAGGTGGGGCTTCAGAACCTCAGGCTACTTAAGCCTTCAGTTCCAGTCTAGCCACTACTAGAACAATGTCTGAGCTCCCAATATCTTGCAAACCCTATACGTCCTATAGAGTGAAGAAGTTAATCTTTCTCTCAGATATAAAATCTGATTCTGTACTCTTAGTTTGTCTCACTTTTGCTCTTCTCCCTCCATGACAAAGTGTTCtccaaaacacacatacagactCATGGACATTTATATATATTAGCTGGCCATTAGCTACTGGGCCACAAGGCGACATTGttgtcatataaagccctaaacaacttgggaccaggacacctagCAGCCccccttcccttatacatacccaaGCAACCTTTGAGATctgcagaggaggccttgctggtcattcccaaatgaacggaatgtcaccatgaagtacccagagagcagggccttctctgcagcagcagcagcactagcaGCACTCACCAACTGGAAAACCAGGCTTTCCCTGCTGATGATgattgcaatgtgctctgtgtgagtccagaaactgcagctagtgcagaacgcagcagctcgactgtttatttaattatttattacatttctatactgcccaatagccggagctctctgttgttgggagctgccccttttcagcatgcaactcctttgatgagggaactgtactggtagcctatttgctactgggccatgTTTAAAGTTCTGGTACTAATGTACAACGCCCTACACAACTTTATACCAGGATACTTGGGAGAGCCCCTTTCCCCTTACCagtctgcccagtcactgaggacatcagagcgcatactcctggtggtttcacatggacctatggcccagttGGAgtaaagccttcagtgtggtggtcccTTGTCTATGGAACTCCCAGACTGATGTCAGGCAGTCTCCAGTGTTGTTTTGTTGGAGGGCTCTTTGTTCTGGGTCATGATACCAGGCATCTACAGCATGCTGTGACCAAAGTCTCCACAGGCTTCATGCTCCAAGGCTAGATGGGAATTGGGCTCAGGGTTCTTCTGACATTCTTAATTTTCACACCATGCTTGGTTCTGTGGCCTGAGCAATGAGGGGGAGTCCCTCAGCATGGGCCTATTCCTCCTGTAGGTTGGGCCTATTCCTCTCTTCTCACCTGCATTTCCACACCAATCCCCATGCAATGGTATGGAGAGTAAGCAATGGTGAACCCAGCTGCCAATGGTTATTTTGGCTTGTGTCTCCTTTCTTTCACCTGAATGATTCTCCATCCCCTGCTTTCGATGAGAGGAGATAAGAAGATTGAGACCTTTTCAGGTTGACTGCAGGCCAAATGCCCATTGGGTCCTGGGCCAAGGCAAATGCCAGCCCTGCAATGGCTCTTTGTGTGATGTGAGGTCATCTATCACAAGGCCCTTTGGGGTGACCACGTCCATGCCAACAACAATCTCATTATCTTGGTGTGGTTGCCCACATGGCTGTGGACAGGAGAAGATGGAATTGGGTGTGACGCCAACATAGGTCGGGGGAAGCATGGCAAAGCTCTATAAAGGCAGGGGACTTCACAGACCCCAGATCTAGCTTCTTTCAGTATCTGAAAAGATTCCTTTACTGAGAAGGCAGAACAGAACAACGGAAGATGAAGGTCTGGATGATGGGGATGGGCCTGGCCCTCCTTGGCATCGTTCATGTCATGGCAGAAAAAACTGGAGAACTCGACCATGAGAGGGTAAGTAATCcagtccagatacaaaagaagggggTAGTTTTATTTGAGATGCTCATCATTCACCCCTCCCCTGTGTCAGTGGGTGCCCAAAGTTCTCAACTTCTATTCTGAaggactccaactcccaacacCATTAAGCAGAAAGGGATTAGACACATTTACAGAGGAGAAGGCTTCTAGTCCAGCGTAGCTCCAAACGCCAGTTACTCAAAACGTGAGCAAGGGGAGGCTGCAATTCtgcccctgtcctgcttgtgggcttccaaggGGCTCCCGGTGGCCACCATGGGaagagaacgctggactagagaaGCCTTCGGACTGATCCAGCAgcccagctcttcttatgttcatgggTTCTTAGGAAAGCCACACGCCTCGTTCTCTCACACTGGGATGTCAAGCAGGTATCCCCAAAGGACTCATTGGCAAATGCAAATAGACAGACAAACAAGGTCAGTGGTTTATTGGTGGGAGGGACTCAAGTAAGTTTGACCTGCGTGGTCATGTGGGCAAGTTTTGATTGGATGCCCAGCTTATGCTCTCCCTTCTCAAAAAGGCAGCCATAGTCCTTCACACTGAAAGCTTCATGTTTCCtacgaattatcccctacagtgctaagctgtcgccattgttgttgttgttactagctAAATCataccctgggcggcagcgctcctaagatcctttgtataccaggaaatgggtttaaggagggaaatgtaaaaaatcataaaaaatcaatggatgaccccatctgattcaaatttggtatgcttaaagctctccttaatatctattactgtgccaattttgatgtctttatctttaaagcttacgcagatgtaagcatttgtttaatttttctttaaacatttcaaatcctgctcctgcgaccCCAGTGACCGctctgaaaacaacaaatgattcgcttgaaaagtagtaccaaaataggttggttcttttgcctttgaagcacaattaaagtaggatgcatgggagtacttcacagtcaaagcacattataagctggaaaacttcggagtcctttgcacacaattcacagtgattgcacagtataacgctggtgtgatgaagctctaagacTCTGCACTGCTTTGGCTCCAGATTGAAAAggtccatttatgcctgtaatgttgcatatatGGCacaacattttatttctgaataataatatggtggtaataataataataataataataataataataataataataataataataataataaggcagtgGCTGTGGCTGCAGGCCCTCCCGACGGGTCCAGAAAAGGAGCAGGGGACTCATGAGGCtgtactggggtgtgtgtgcatactGCTGGGCTGGGGGCTCCCTGGTTCGGAAGTCTAAACCTCACTTTGGATCTGGAGTCTGAAGCAGGCTGGACCGGGTCTGAATTGGGCCAAGGCGCGTCGGGGCCGAGGGGAGCCCGGGCTAATGGAAGCTCCAAATTGGCGTTCGGTGCACACCCCAACTTAACACCACCTTTTCTCTTCAGGTTCTTGGGGTCTGGCACATTCTTGCCGTGGCTACTGACTGCCAGGAATTTTGGACGCATAAGGACGCTATGAAGATTGTTGCTACCACTGTGACTAAAACAGAGCAGGGAGATCTCAAACTGGCATTCAATTTCCCAATGTAAGTGACCTGGTTTGGGTCGAGACTGTCTCCGGCATGTTTGCTTGTTTAATTCTTAAATTTACATGTCAGCATTTCTCTAGATTAGGGCTCAAGTcagctaaaaataaaatccaggggAAATGGCACAGTTAtacttaaaacagtaaaactcatcagttaaaaaaatatatccagtaAAAAAAATTTCGATAAATTGCAAGTAAAGTTAAGAGACAAATAAAAGTTTGCTTTGCTATTGTCATCTGTAAAATATCAAGTGTATGGGACAACATATGGTTGCCTCTGCACATCTGGGAGacaaaaatatttctcttcctccagtagcagaggcttatataccccagttgctgcAGAACTCGGGCGGGGtctgctgttgcaccaggtcctgcttgtgggtccctggtcggccgctgtgtgaactgagtgctggactagatgggccctcggtctgatccagcatcagggctcttcttatgttcttatttaaatATCTGAGCACAACTTGGAGGAGCTTCTGGATTTCTATCTGAAATATTATATGTGGAGATTTTCCCATTGTGATTTGGAGAGATATTTAAGCAAAAGTACAATCGACATCTTAAGACTCGCTGGTAAAAATGTCAAGGCAATGCTCTTCTGAGTCAACTGACTCGGACCAGTGTATCTCACCGATTGTTCTGAGATCCCTAAATCCAGCACCATCTATATTTGGGGATGTTGCAAAATGTTTGAATGAGGAGAGTAGACTTTTCAGTTTCTGTGATCAATTTGAGTTAGCAGGATTTCATTTCGTCCCCCAAAGCCCAGAGGTTGCTTGTTGTTTTGGTCAGAAAGACACTGCCATCTTGGAAGACCACCTCATTTTTAAGAGTGCAAAGTGAACATTGTTGGGGGCATACAACCCGCTCCCCAGAGATAGAATTTGGGACTGGAGGAAGGGGTGGTGGCTGCTGTCCATTGCaactggtgaggtggtgggcggGTTCACCAGAGAGGTcaccccatccatccatccacacccAGATCCATCTATCTACCCAGACCACACACATCATATCAGCCCATCCATATCTTATAGAGGCCAACACAAGccttcaaaacaaacaacaattcaGAACTCATCCCTTCCAaaagccaagagagagagagagagagagagagagatcaccagTCCCAAACCAGCAATATACTTGTTATTCACCCTCACTaaggtattttttaaaggaagagcccAGGCAAATACCAAATACAgattccccctttttattatttatttttagaaaacctAACAtaagggtgtggggggggggataaggagATACAATCAGAGATTAAATGATCTCCCAAATGGGTCAAAGAAATGTTCAAATCTACCTTCATCCTCAACCAGCAAGTGACCAAGGTGAAGAGTTACAAAAACACCCCTTGAATTTAAGAGACAGAGgttcctattctctctctctgggcatccCACACTTCCTCTACCTTTCTTCAAGGAATCCCTTTGGTGCAAGATCAGTTCCTGGTTGGCTGGGGGGACTCCGAGCAGAGCCATCCAGGCAGGACAGAAGATCTCACCAaaccaacctgatgccttcctcAATGACTTTCTGTGTtgtgccagtgcttgccttggtGGGGAGGAGatatgggccatttctacaccagccccaaaatgcgggctggtcacggctgagtccctgcgcacccaaatgatgcacagggtctcccaggaggaaggggggatgagaatgggttttcccagggataagtactccctgggaaaacccgattcttcccatggtctcgggatcatcccaagaccgcggaggtgtggctgcccgtcccggcttcttccctcctccctgtgagtagctgggaacagtagagggaaggaactgggctgggaggaatcaggggtggggaggggagcagggtttaAACTCACGTTTCATTGGAGCACACGTGCGCtcaggtgctttaaaaaaaaatggcgggtgcaacccCTTCCTTACTCCCCGGATGTCATTCCTGCCCGTGGACTCAGGGGAGAATCTCGCAATCAGGATATTGCCagatccctccccactccctccttctacaccaggctggtgtagaaatggctgaaGACATCAAAAGCCTTCAGATGGAgcaggactgagagagagagagagagagagagagagagagagagagagagagagagagagcagggcaaATTGCAAACAAAACCAGCTACCCCCTTTTTTCTGGCAGTTGTGAATCTGAGGTGTCAGTGGACCCATTGCATTTGATTTCTACTAATATTAGGTGACTCATGGTGGATTTCATTTGGGGATGTGAAAAACCATTTGCCAAGGCCCCGTTTTCACTGAGACGCAAGGTGTCCTGGTGCTGACCTTCTTGTGTCCTGCTGACTCTTCTCCTTGTCTCATTTTGCAGGCCCCAAGGGTGCAAGAAAATAGAGATGGTCTTCACAAAGGGAGAAGATGGGAAGCTTGTCCATGAGGGGGGTCTGTATGAATGCCGTGTTGTCCTTTTAACTGCTTGATCCTGCTGGCCAGATTAACTGACACAAGGGTGGTGTTGAGGAGGGAGCATGGCTCCAGGGCCCCtgatttgcaggcagaaggtccctgaCACCTCTGGGTGCATGATACCCTGACAAGCTGGGgtgattgggaatgatgggagtgtagtccaacacttctggactGCACcagtgggggaaggctgccttagattaAACGCCATTTCTGGGAGGGCCTTGCCTTCAAGAAAGAGAGTCACTTCTGGTGTGCCTCATGCACCACCGTGGAAGAATAGATTCCTATATTCTGAATCTGAATCCGAAGCAAATTGGGGTGATTCGGACTTCCCTAAAAAAGACCCGAAGTGAATCGGGGGAGGTCCAAATCAACCAGAAGCAAATTGGCTTGGTCCAAATTGATTCAGACTGATTCGGTGATTCAGACATTTTTTTGAAGGACTGcacatgggaatttacaaaaatgcattcatcatcatttttaaagttaaagacatgaaatttggcaccataatagcacttaagtagggttttaggtgtgccaagtttgaagcacatttgttctacccttgatttttaggaattcttttaaagtttgaggttttaattttaaaaaaaatacactcatttttaaaggtaaagacatgtaacttggcaacatgatagtttctaaataggactttaggcatgtcaagtttgaagcacattggtttatTCCCTGAGTTTcagaaatttttaaaagattttcccctcaaccattcctcccccatttacaaaaatgaattcatctccgtcatttttaaaggtaaagacaagtaacttggcaacatgatagcttctaaataggacTTTtggcatgccaaggttgaagcatatcagttcatcctctgatttttag encodes:
- the LOC134411239 gene encoding lipocalin-15-like, translating into MKVWMMGMGLALLGIVHVMAEKTGELDHERVLGVWHILAVATDCQEFWTHKDAMKIVATTVTKTEQGDLKLAFNFPMPQGCKKIEMVFTKGEDGKLVHEGAWGSKTVDELKTDYDNFGIATYLVKKNGKSQGSKMVVLYGAVRQDGN